One part of the Budorcas taxicolor isolate Tak-1 chromosome 22, Takin1.1, whole genome shotgun sequence genome encodes these proteins:
- the TMX3 gene encoding protein disulfide-isomerase TMX3: protein MASWRRGPALRLWAAVFLLDLAFCKGQVEDLDDSFKENRKDDIWLVDFYAPWCGHCKKLEPIWNEVGLEMKSIGSPVKVGKMDATSYSSIASEFGVRGYPTIKLLKGDLAYNYRGPRTKDDIIEFAHRVSGALIRPLPSQQMFEHMQKRHRVFFVYIGGESPLKEKYIDAASELIVYTYFFSASEEVVPAYVTLKEMPAVLVFKDETYFVYDEYEDGDLSSWINRERFQNYLTMDGFLLYELGDTGKLVAIAVIDEKNTSVEHTRLKSIIQEVARDYRDQFHRDFQFGHMDGNDYINTLLMDELKVPTVVVLNTSNQQYFLLDRQIKNAEDMVQFINNILDGTVYAQGGDSILQRLKRIVFDAKSTVVSIFRSSPLMGCFLFGLPLGVISIMCYGICTADTDGGYIEERYEVSKSEPDDGPESEESQEPPQPRGGASPLPAPQEPKDVLEKKKD, encoded by the exons ATGGCATCTTGGAGGCGCGGACCCGCCCTGCGACTGTGGGCCGCAG tttttctgctGGATCTGGCTTTCTGTAAAGGACAGGTGGAAGATCTAGATGACTC GTTTAAAGAAAATCGAAAAGATGACATTTGGCTTGTAGAT TTTTATGCACCATGGTGTGGCCATTGTAAAAAGCTGGAACCAATTTGGAATGAAGTCGGTCTTGAGATGAAAAGCATCGGTTCTCCAGTGAAAGTGGGAAAGATGGATGCTACTTCCTATTCCA GCATTGCTTCAGAGTTTGGAGTTCGAGGTTATCCAACAATTAAGCT attAAAAGGAGACCTAGCATATAATTATAGAGGACCACGAACAAAAGATGATATAATTGAGTTTGCTCACAGAGTGTCAGG GGCTCTAATTCGGCCACTTCCAAGTCAGCAAATGTTTGAACATATGCAGAAGAGACATCGtgtattttttgtatatataggTGGAGAGTCACCTCTGAAG GAGAAATACATTGATGCTGCTTCAGAATTAATTGTATATACATACTTCTTTTCCGCCTCAGAAGAAGTTGTCCCTGCG TATGTGACCCTGAAAGAGATGCCTGCCGTGCTTGTTTTCAAAGATGAAACCTATTTTGTTTATGATG AGTATGAAGATGGTGATCTGTCATCTTGGATCAACAGGGAGAGGTTTCAGAATTACCTTACGATGGACGGCTTCCTCTTGTATGAACTTGGAGACACTG GAAAGCTTGTGGCTATCGCAGTAATTGATGAGAAAAATACATCAGTTGAACATACCAG attAAAATCAATTATTCAGGAAGTTGCTAGAGATTACAGAGACCAGTTTCACAG GGATTTTCAGTTTGGCCATATGGATGGAAATGACTATATAAATACCTTGCTGATGGA tgaattGAAAGTCCCAACTGTGGTTGTACTGAATACTTCAAACCAGCAGTACTTTTTACTAGATAGACAGATTaagaatgcagaagacatggtccAGTTCATTAATAACATCTTGGATGGCACAGTATAT GCCCAAGGAGGTGACAGCATTTTGCAGAGATTGAAACGAATAGTATTTGATGCCAAATCTACTGTTGTG TCCATATTCAGGAGCTCCCCGCTGATGGGCTGCTTCCTCTTCGGCCTGCCCCTGGGCGTCATCAGCATCATGTGCTACGGCATCTGCACGGCCGACACGGACGGAGGCTACATAGAGGAGCGGTACGAAGTGTCCAAGAGTGAGCCCGACGACGGCCCGGAGTCGGAGGAGAGCCAGGAGCCCCCGCAGCCCCGGGGCGGGGCGTCTCCGCTGCCCGCCCCGCAGGAGCCCAAAGACGTGCTAGAGAAGAAGAAGGATTGA